The following are from one region of the Thermofilum sp. genome:
- a CDS encoding tRNA (cytidine(56)-2'-O)-methyltransferase gives MQKVYVLRMGHRPVRDHRVTTHVGLVARAFGADAIVLEAHVEKSIAATLEKTTEVWGGPFEVLTTSNPILYIREWKKRGLVVHLTMYGVNIAEEPRILEEIRNSGRDVLVVVGGKKVPREVYELADFNVAIGNQPHSEVAALAIFLDRLFEGRELVREFKGAKLKIIPSARGKRVVKVSTDA, from the coding sequence ATGCAGAAAGTCTACGTCTTGAGGATGGGGCACAGGCCTGTCAGAGACCATAGAGTTACTACACACGTGGGGCTGGTCGCCAGAGCGTTCGGGGCCGACGCTATTGTACTGGAGGCTCACGTGGAGAAATCCATCGCCGCCACGTTAGAGAAAACTACGGAGGTTTGGGGCGGCCCATTTGAGGTGCTAACCACTAGTAATCCCATTCTCTATATTCGAGAGTGGAAGAAGCGCGGCCTAGTAGTTCATCTTACAATGTACGGTGTTAACATCGCAGAGGAGCCGAGAATTCTCGAAGAGATTAGGAATAGCGGCAGAGATGTCCTCGTGGTGGTCGGTGGAAAGAAGGTTCCCAGAGAAGTGTACGAGTTAGCCGACTTCAACGTTGCCATAGGCAATCAGCCTCACAGTGAGGTTGCGGCGCTTGCGATTTTCCTGGATAGGCTCTTCGAGGGTCGAGAGCTAGTGAGGGAATTTAAGGGGGCAAAGTTGAAGATTATACCGTCGGCTAGGGGTAAACGAGTGGTTAAGGTGTCAACTGATGCGTAA
- a CDS encoding TFIIB-type zinc ribbon-containing protein, protein MRKDEVLVALARRMCGEEAARVMALLIGRVEESDEEIAAELGMDVVKVRRILNELFEARLVKYRRARDEKEGWYKYFWRVTDEPPERILEDRKRLLIKLLEGLLDREAGEEYYYCPACGRRYTATEADDLNYTCRKCGEVLEPYDNSKSVDKIKKALESIRRYQPTTASYMSVF, encoded by the coding sequence ATGCGTAAAGATGAAGTGCTGGTCGCCCTTGCGAGGCGTATGTGCGGGGAGGAGGCAGCCCGCGTTATGGCTTTGCTTATAGGTAGAGTGGAGGAGTCGGATGAAGAAATAGCGGCTGAGCTGGGCATGGACGTCGTCAAAGTGAGAAGAATACTGAACGAACTGTTTGAGGCTAGGCTCGTGAAGTATAGGCGTGCGAGAGACGAAAAGGAGGGCTGGTATAAGTACTTCTGGAGGGTTACGGACGAGCCGCCGGAGAGGATTCTCGAGGACAGAAAGAGGCTGTTAATCAAGCTGCTAGAAGGGTTGCTGGACAGGGAGGCTGGTGAGGAGTACTATTACTGCCCGGCTTGTGGAAGAAGGTATACGGCAACGGAAGCAGACGACCTTAACTACACCTGCAGGAAGTGCGGTGAAGTGCTTGAACCCTACGATAATTCTAAGTCGGTAGATAAGATAAAAAAAGCTTTGGAGAGCATTAGAAGATATCAACCAACTACCGCGTCTTACATGAGCGTTTTTTAA
- a CDS encoding 30S ribosomal protein S15, translating to MRKSKEKGRSGSTRPAVLQKPEWVQMRPEEVEDLVVSLYRRGYSPSAIGVILRDQYGIPLVKAITGKSVLQILRERGLAPEIPEDLGNLIRRALKIRRHLEEHPKDYHSKRGLQLVESKIHRLAKYYKRVGVLPPEWRYEPEKAVV from the coding sequence ATGCGGAAATCCAAGGAGAAAGGGCGGTCTGGTTCAACTAGGCCGGCGGTGTTGCAGAAGCCTGAGTGGGTGCAGATGAGGCCTGAAGAAGTAGAGGATCTAGTAGTCTCTCTATACAGGAGAGGGTACTCGCCCTCGGCAATAGGGGTAATTCTCAGGGATCAGTACGGAATACCGCTAGTAAAGGCTATCACCGGGAAGAGTGTTCTGCAGATACTGAGGGAACGCGGCTTAGCGCCCGAGATACCGGAAGACTTAGGCAACCTGATAAGGAGGGCTCTCAAGATAAGGCGACACTTGGAGGAGCACCCCAAGGACTATCACTCCAAGAGGGGGCTTCAGCTTGTCGAGAGCAAGATCCATCGGCTGGCTAAGTATTATAAGCGTGTAGGCGTGCTTCCGCCCGAGTGGAGGTACGAGCCTGAGAAAGCTGTAGTATAG